The Ostrea edulis chromosome 1, xbOstEdul1.1, whole genome shotgun sequence genomic sequence TACTTTCAAAACTTTCACTCTCTGTTTCAGCCAGAATGTAAACTATTCATTCTGTCCttaaagttttcattttttgtttgtttgatattcgtaggattggttaactatatatcgttaaccgattggtgactgtattatctgccataatactatccatctcattgcgatccagcctcaccctccaacacctcccaaatgcaccaacatagtgaagttgaagtgtgttgtagtaacattccatatgctccgtatgggacgtatgggttgtcccatggtttaaaaataaataaataaggaccatcatgtaccaacacgtctgatgactgcggtactgtcttttgatggccggacacatacatgtgatggtcgtatgtcataaattataatgaaataaagaagtaacttatatttataaaaactaaataaaaagtaaaaattaatgaaatgaattataatttttatttatataataattttaataataattttatttaatttgttcaataaattaaaaaaaaaaaaaattacactaattaaagtattttttatttataataaattatatttttatttatatatataataattttaataatgatttttatttaatttattccttaagtaaattaaaattttaaaaaatataataagtaaatataaaattaaatatttaaaatatttgttatttatttgaattcTAATAGAacgtaataattagtaatcgcacgagtctccgtccttcgtccaattcaagatacaccgaaataaatataccataactattacataattattaatattagtaacaggtgatagtaatatggatgtaggtatgtatatacatgtgaaataactcaaatatatacagaaaagaattagggtagggtcgccaaagaaaattttgataatagagtgccactagttattactttgttaatcataaattataaaattatgccagacaacaattttgagatcatcatcaggcaagaattttgaggtcgtcgtcaGGTGTTACACCTCAGACCCTGAaccatgtttctgtaactggatccagctcgtagcacgacatggctccataattcttattcgatagtatgtattatgtgtataaaactgaagatgtataatgtaataagtggtgagttagtacttatgataaaattgtatgacagataaaatacaaaccataagaagtggtatacttaattacataacatatacatttgattaaataatgaaaatacagaatagatgcaaaatcacaaatcgcatacatccaacaagcttacatatattaaatataatagtatgcagcaggcctgcatacatacaaactgcgacattgcatctaaatgttcttcataaaaagaagtttacaaaatacatacgtataataacatacctggATTTTATGTATTTTTGCATATACGTATAATATACCgggatttgatgtatagctgcatctatatttaactacatgtttatataaactaaaacgataaaaacgcaaagtttatattcctaatattaatatgctacgatacttatatatgtaattgtttacatactaataaacatatagttatacacgatagaaaacccgaattatatgcttagatgtttatataagtataacacatgtagttgtttctaTGGTAGTAAACATACaaaaatttaacattagaataatgatgcttagtggttttcatacttataaacataagCTATTCATTCTGTCCTTAATGTTTTCATTCCTCTGTCTTTTCCTTGGGTCTGGTGTTTCTTAAAGGTGGTGAATGAAGTTAATAGTTTATACCAATTCACAACCAGAACTGTGTGAATGATTTTAACCCCCAACTAAAGACTGAGGTAGCGAAGTAAGAACAAACCATTTTCTCATCTTCATAAATGAAGACGTCTATGATGTCTTCAACAGCCAGAGTACTCTTTGCAGTTTACATTATTTGTATTTAATTCTTAAATATACAGATAATAGTGACAATCCACACACGACACTGGGTCACCAGGGTGGAAATGACAAGGTGGTTAGCGGAAATGTTGAGCCTTGTATATCAAGATattaccagctgtaggtgaaatgcctctttagacctatgcttagcgctctgGACCTTAGCAGTtaaggttctttattgtgccaaaacctactgtgacacaggaccttaATTTTTGAGGTCTCGTCAGAAAGATCAATGGCTCTCTCAAAATGTcaagtgtttggcgaaggagcagtcATTGcgtgtcttaggtttgatgtgaGACTCGAACCCATGAGCATCAATCACAAAGCAAACCCTTAAAACCAGTCGAGCCACTTTGATCAGTTCTGAAAGAGTCGAAGGAAATCTCAGATTAAATATGGCAATGATTGAATGATGATGGTGATGGTGaagcagtgttcgaaattggtttaaaacttggtatagaccacgggtctatgccaaaacaagatgacatagattTCATCGAATTGACATAGATTGCAACATTggaaaaaataacacaaatttaaaacattgttattttcttctaatgtacttagaaagcatattttctttaaatttccaTAACAGTgtcctcctttcctcataatgtttatcagacgtcgactTTTGGGATTATAACtctattgctttaaacctagaaaatcagcatagacaatttggtctatcccaattacaattggcatagactggtgtcatttgacatagacttgGTCTAttggtctatggttaatttcgagcACTGGTGAAGATTTAAAGTGCAGATTGCCCAGTAGGGGTCCTGCTACACTAGGTTTGTTGGAATGATTGAGTAGGCCTTGATTGTCTGTGTTATAGAGGCATGAAAACAATGGAAGCATGGGGTAATTGTGTGATAAGGAAAACTAATAATGCTGACTTAAATTACCCCATATTTCCATTGTGTTTTCGTACTTCCCATAATACCTTATGTTTATATTGGATTGATGGattgtattgtttaatgtccctctcgagaatctttcactcatgcagacatcaccactgccgatgaagggcaaaatttaggtctatgcttggtgcttacgtcctttgagcaggaagggatctttatcgtgccatatctgctgtgacacggggcctcagttttttcAGTCTCTTCcaaaagaccgccccatttagttgcctcttacaacaagcaagggatactgaggacatattctaacccggatccctacagGATTGTTTATATTTGTGATAAAACTTTTATGCTTACAAATATAGATATAGGCTTGTGTGTCAAGTTGAAATGCCACTTGTGTGTCACAGTGCtttcattgaaaaatgaaataaacagcAAAGGATTGTTACAGGCAAAATATTGGCAAACATAAATATTATGTGatattgtaaatttatattaatAATTAATCTAATGTTGATTTTCAGACTGTTAATTGAAAGGTGTACAAGTTTTCGAAAATGTTTCCTCAAAGAGTATCCAAACCTCCAGACCACATTACAGAGTCTAGGTAGACTAAGAATTGGATAGGTTTAGGTAagaatttttgtatttttattgagTCTTGATATCGTTCGATTCCTTGTCATTTAGATGCATAATTCTGGTAAGGATGAGATAATGATACCTTGAAAAAGGAATAACAAGAATACATACCCATATAAAAACACATAtttctgtttacaaatttttagAAATGATCAGAACTGTGCATGGGACAAAGAATGGAGGAAGTGTCTATCAGTCAGAAGCAATCATTAAACCCAGAGGGAAAGGGGAAAAATATGGATTCAGAGACGCCCTTATATCAAGAAGCCAAAGTTCCCTCAGTAGTTTGTAAGTATGCAGAGGAAACTGTAGTGGCTTGCAGAAACTTAGAAGACAAGATAGAGAACCAGGAAGTGAAGTGTAGAGCAGACAAGGAGTATACAAATAAACAGTTTGAAATCCATGATGCAATGACCAAAAATATAAATCTAATGACCAAACAAGATCTGCGTGGAACAGGGGACAGGGAACTAAGCCATGTATCCAACCATCCACACCAGGAATTAATTGTAATTAAAGGTGTAAACCAGGAACCAAAGCTGAACCCAAGTCAAGAGCCAAATAGTGTTGACATATCTGATAactttaaaatgcataatattTTACAAGAATCTAACAGCAATAATCCAGAAATACTCAGAGCAGATGGTTCAGAGAGTGCTCCTACAGGTAATGAGTGTTTATCCCACTCAGCCACTGATCTCCATGTGGGTGTACCTAGTTGTTCTCTTACACAAGTTAAGCAAGAAATTCCGGAACATATACAAAATGCTGAAAGTTTACACAATCACACGGATGAATATGTCTCAGTCGGTGAAGATGGAAATGGAACAGCATTCATGGATAAAGAAATTATGAATCTCAATGAGCTTGTCATAGAATCTGAAAATTCCCCAAATATTTTAGGATGTGTGCCAAAGAGAAGGGGTAGACCTAAAGGAAGTGGTAAAAGTATGAAATCCAAGACAACACTGCATAATAAAGGCAAACGTGGCAAGAAGGGGGAAAATTTAGGGAGGAAATCATGTGCAGATCAAAACAAGAAACACATCAAATCTAATAAATTCAAAGGTGCCAAAGAAATGAGGGTTCAAATTCCTAAATTGCAGAAAAGTATCGAGGGTGAAAATCAAGATGATGCCCAAAGTTTTCAGAACCTTCCTCTCGGCAAATGTCAGTCCAAGAGAAAACAAGTTAGTAAAATTTGCAAAGAATCAAAGTCAGCAAAGAAACGGATGGCAAGAATTGAAACTGACATAGAGATCAAGCTAGAACCAGAGTCATCAGACGAAGACAATTTCGATAACGACCCAGATTATTTCCCCATTAAAGAGGAACCAGAGTCCCCAGGCAGAGGAAAACGGCCTCGAATAGGGCGTCCTCCCAAAATTGGATGCAACCCTTGCAAGAAATGTGATGCCAGATTTCCAACAAAGAGACTGTTGTTAGCTCATCAGAGAGTCCACTCCCTTCCAAAACAGTCCTGTCGTTTTTGTGACTTTGAAGCAAAGTCTGTTGTGGTTATGATGGAACATGAGGCCAAGCATACTCATGAGAAGCCATTCAAGTGTGACCACCCTGATTGTGATTATGCCTCAAGGTCAAATGTAGATTTGCAAAGGCATAAATCCAAACACTCCACAGAGAAGAAATTCAAATGCCCTTATGAAAACTGTGACTTTGTGACCAAATGGCAGAGGAATATCCGCCATCATGTTTTACGTCACACAGATGAACGTCCCTATCCATGCCATCTTTGTCCTCAGTCATTCAAACGGGTTCAAGATCTCAAGTATCACTTATATCGTCACAGTGATGACAAACCAATTGCCTGTGATGAGTGTGATTTTAGGTGTAAAACTAATTTCGAACTCAAATGCCATAAGCTTAAACACAGCGATGTTAGAAATTATGCTTGTACTCATCCTGGCTGCACTCAGAGGACCAAATCTAAAAGTGACCTGACCAAACACATGAAAATCCACTCAGATCACAAAGATTATATCTGTGATGAATGTGGGAAGGGGTTTCGAACCAGAGCCTGTTTGTCTAAACATCTTCAGAGACATTCTGATATTAGACCATACTCCTGTGATATCTGTAACAGAGCTTTCAAAGTCAAAGTGGCTTTAAGGAAACATGTTGTTTTGCATTCAGAATATAGACCTTTTTCCTGTGAAATGTGTGGACAGAAATTCTCCAGCAAGTCCAACAAGAATGTTCACATGAAAACTCATGATTACTCAGACAGACCATATCCATGCCCTGTGTGTCCATATGCAGCCAAAATCCAGAGCCATCTTTTATCCCATATAGGCTCCATGCATGGTAATTCCTATGCTTATTTTTGTGAAGTCTGTAAGAAACCGTTCAAGAGATATGGACAGTTAAAAGTACATCATGTGAGAATGCACCCAGAAGTGGACTTTGGGAAAATCAAAACCGAGAATCAGATGCAGCTAACAGAAATGGATGATGGAACAGTAATGAATTTTACTTTTGATGAGAACTCGGTGGCAGGTGTTGAGGAATGCATAAATTCCGTCATTGCAGAAGCAAGAGATGCTgtcaaaattgaagaaaaagatttttccatCAAGCGGACAGAAGTGAAAAATGAAGATTCTGACTATTTGCCAGATTCTGTTGTGGTAGATGAAGAATATGTAGGTACTTCCGATATTCACCAAAAGGAGAGAAAAAAGAGAGGTAGACCAAGGAAAGTCAGACATGATGCAGAAGTCCAAAAGACGAATGTTAAAGTGCAAGACATGAAAGTTCAGAGTGATGCTGAAAAGTTACATGAAAATCTAACACTCACTGAAAAATTATCGACTGCTGCAGAGGATAAAGATGTCAAAGTTGGAAGTGTTCTTGAAAATTTAGATTCAAATGTCACTTTGACCCCTTTATCCCTTAATGTAATTACAGAAGACCTTCAATCTGAAAAGCCCTTAAAAAATGAAGATTCATCCAAGGCCCCTGCAACTCTGACTATATACGAGGGGGGATTTAGACTGCCTCTGGCCACGAAAGGTTTTAAATTCAACTTTGACAAAACTGGAAAGAAGCCTAAATCTTGGTTCATGAATCCAGACAACATGCACAAAGGCCCTAGAGAGCATCAGATGAAGTACCTCGCCAAGAAGGATACAGAGTACAAATATTACTTGAAAGCTCAGAGAAAAAAGATGGTAGGCAGGAACAAAGTTCTGGAGAGCTTGGAGAGGCGAAGGAAAAGTGCTGCCAAACGATTCGCAACAGGAATAgcaaaatcaataaaaagacGCCATGGTAAGGCTCAGTTCAGATTCACTAAAGTGGTGGAGGAAAATGAGGATCCCACTTGTATACAAAAGCAGTCCAGTAGTAGACCAAGTTCATTGTTGGAGAGCATTCCAAGCCAAAGTTTACCAAAACTCATCTTCAAAAAGAAACCAGATAAGCAGGAAGAGTATGAATGTATCAATAAGGAGGAGATGGaaacatttgtacaaaataaaaatacagaacaTGAAAAACCAAGCAATCATGTAGATGATAATGAAGCAACAGAATCATTTGTAACAAAGTCATCTATCAAAAATATTGGCAGAAAAAAGATTGAAAGTGTCCAAAGTAC encodes the following:
- the LOC125651522 gene encoding uncharacterized protein LOC125651522 isoform X1 gives rise to the protein MGQRMEEVSISQKQSLNPEGKGKNMDSETPLYQEAKVPSVVCKYAEETVVACRNLEDKIENQEVKCRADKEYTNKQFEIHDAMTKNINLMTKQDLRGTGDRELSHVSNHPHQELIVIKGVNQEPKLNPSQEPNSVDISDNFKMHNILQESNSNNPEILRADGSESAPTGNECLSHSATDLHVGVPSCSLTQVKQEIPEHIQNAESLHNHTDEYVSVGEDGNGTAFMDKEIMNLNELVIESENSPNILGCVPKRRGRPKGSGKSMKSKTTLHNKGKRGKKGENLGRKSCADQNKKHIKSNKFKGAKEMRVQIPKLQKSIEGENQDDAQSFQNLPLGKCQSKRKQVSKICKESKSAKKRMARIETDIEIKLEPESSDEDNFDNDPDYFPIKEEPESPGRGKRPRIGRPPKIGCNPCKKCDARFPTKRLLLAHQRVHSLPKQSCRFCDFEAKSVVVMMEHEAKHTHEKPFKCDHPDCDYASRSNVDLQRHKSKHSTEKKFKCPYENCDFVTKWQRNIRHHVLRHTDERPYPCHLCPQSFKRVQDLKYHLYRHSDDKPIACDECDFRCKTNFELKCHKLKHSDVRNYACTHPGCTQRTKSKSDLTKHMKIHSDHKDYICDECGKGFRTRACLSKHLQRHSDIRPYSCDICNRAFKVKVALRKHVVLHSEYRPFSCEMCGQKFSSKSNKNVHMKTHDYSDRPYPCPVCPYAAKIQSHLLSHIGSMHGNSYAYFCEVCKKPFKRYGQLKVHHVRMHPEVDFGKIKTENQMQLTEMDDGTVMNFTFDENSVAGVEECINSVIAEARDAVKIEEKDFSIKRTEVKNEDSDYLPDSVVVDEEYVGTSDIHQKERKKRGRPRKVRHDAEVQKTNVKVQDMKVQSDAEKLHENLTLTEKLSTAAEDKDVKVGSVLENLDSNVTLTPLSLNVITEDLQSEKPLKNEDSSKAPATLTIYEGGFRLPLATKGFKFNFDKTGKKPKSWFMNPDNMHKGPREHQMKYLAKKDTEYKYYLKAQRKKMVGRNKVLESLERRRKSAAKRFATGIAKSIKRRHGKAQFRFTKVVEENEDPTCIQKQSSSRPSSLLESIPSQSLPKLIFKKKPDKQEEYECINKEEMETFVQNKNTEHEKPSNHVDDNEATESFVTKSSIKNIGRKKIESVQSTDRVCFKKRGRPKTKKLEKNVKNPTKNARQSKEDQQIKNSQPPCKKTKTKSNDIQGKKKKVVSESQETAKDKKRGRPRKSELESCVTKKSKICHETAVIPKKKGGRKRAQDKTVNKPTAGKGRRARRQKGPFVIEWETGDQEESVIKNEELDPELPEMEAKVETTLVSENICFNNGSKDATVPERLTIVDSITMEMVTSMKIEPPEQTDYQGNYVDDSHVVSDVPADMEGRLPDDLLVMQDYVSDIGQLLSNNHQEICPLAQ
- the LOC125651522 gene encoding uncharacterized protein LOC125651522 isoform X2, translating into MGQRMEEVSISQKQSLNPEGKGKNMDSETPLYQEAKVPSVVCKYAEETVVACRNLEDKIENQEVKCRADKEYTNKQFEIHDAMTKNINLMTKQDLRGTGDRELSHVSNHPHQELIVIKGVNQEPKLNPSQEPNSVDISDNFKMHNILQESNSNNPEILRADGSESAPTGNECLSHSATDLHVGVPSCSLTQVKQEIPEHIQNAESLHNHTDEYVSVGEDGNGTAFMDKEIMNLNELVIESENSPNILGCVPKRRGRPKGSGKSMKSKTTLHNKGKRGKKGENLGRKSCADQNKKHIKSNKFKGAKEMRVQIPKLQKSIEGENQDDAQSFQNLPLGKCQSKRKQVSKICKESKSAKKRMARIETDIEIKLEPESSDEDNFDNDPDYFPIKEEPESPGRGKRPRIGRPPKIGCNPCKKCDARFPTKRLLLAHQRVHSLPKQSCRFCDFEAKSVVVMMEHEAKHTHEKPFKCDHPDCDYASRSNVDLQRHKSKHSTEKKFKCPYENCDFVTKWQRNIRHHVLRHTDERPYPCHLCPQSFKRVQDLKYHLYRHSDDKPIACDECDFRCKTNFELKCHKLKHSDVRNYACTHPGCTQRTKSKSDLTKHMKIHSDHKDYICDECGKGFRTRACLSKHLQRHSDIRPYSCDICNRAFKVKVALRKHVVLHSEYRPFSCEMCGQKFSSKSNKNVHMKTHDYSDRPYPCPVCPYAAKIQSHLLSHIGSMHGNSYAYFCEVCKKPFKRYGQLKVHHVRMHPEVDFGKIKTENQMQLTEMDDGTVMNFTFDENSVAGVEECINSVIAEARDAVKIEEKDFSIKRTEVKNEDSDYLPDSVVVDEEYVGTSDIHQKERKKRGRPRKVRHDAEVQKTNVKVQDMKVQSDAEKLHENLTLTEKLSTAAEDKDVKVGSVLENLDSNVTLTPLSLNVITEDLQSEKPLKNEDSSKAPATLTIYEGGFRLPLATKGFKFNFDKTGKKPKSWFMNPDNMHKGPREHQMKYLAKKDTEYKYYLKAQRKKMVGRNKVLESLERRRKSAAKRFATGIAKSIKRRHGKAQFRFTKVVEENEDPTCIQKQSSSRPSSLLESIPSQSLPKLIFKKKPDKQEEYECINKEEMETFVQNKNTEHEKPSNHVDDNEATESFVTKSSIKNIGRKKIESVQSTDRVCFKKRGRPKTKKLEKNVKNPTKNARQSKEDQQIKNSQPPCKKTKTKSNDIQGKKKKVVSESQETAKDKKRGRPRKSELESCVTKKSKICHETAVIPKKKGGRKRAQDKTVNKPTAGKGRRARRQKGPFVIEWETGDQEESVIKNEELDPELPEMEAKVETTLVSENICFNNGSKDATVPERLTIVDSITMEMVTSMKIEPPEQTDYQGNYVDDSHVVSDVPADMEGRLPDDLLVMQDYVSDIGQL
- the LOC125651522 gene encoding uncharacterized protein LOC125651522 isoform X3; the protein is MGQRMEEVSISQKQSLNPEGKGKNMDSETPLYQEAKVPSVVCKYAEETVVACRNLEDKIENQEVKCRADKEYTNKQFEIHDAMTKNINLMTKQDLRGTGDRELSHVSNHPHQELIVIKGVNQEPKLNPSQEPNSVDISDNFKMHNILQESNSNNPEILRADGSESAPTGNECLSHSATDLHVGVPSCSLTQVKQEIPEHIQNAESLHNHTDEYVSVGEDGNGTAFMDKEIMNLNELVIESENSPNILGCVPKRRGRPKGSGKSMKSKTTLHNKGKRGKKGENLGRKSCADQNKKHIKSNKFKGAKEMRVQIPKLQKSIEGENQDDAQSFQNLPLGKCQSKRKQVSKICKESKSAKKRMARIETDIEIKLEPESSDEDNFDNDPDYFPIKEEPESPGRGKRPRIGRPPKIGCNPCKKCDARFPTKRLLLAHQRVHSLPKQSCRFCDFEAKSVVVMMEHEAKHTHEKPFKCDHPDCDYASRSNVDLQRHKSKHSTEKKFKCPYENCDFVTKWQRNIRHHVLRHTDERPYPCHLCPQSFKRVQDLKYHLYRHSDDKPIACDECDFRCKTNFELKCHKLKHSDVRNYACTHPGCTQRTKSKSDLTKHMKIHSDHKDYICDECGKGFRTRACLSKHLQRHSDIRPYSCDICNRAFKVKVALRKHVVLHSEYRPFSCEMCGQKFSSKSNKNVHMKTHDYSDRPYPCPVCPYAAKIQSHLLSHIGSMHGNSYAYFCEVCKKPFKRYGQLKVHHVRMHPEVDFGKIKTENQMQLTEMDDGTVMNFTFDENSVAGVEECINSVIAEARDAVKIEEKDFSIKRTEVKNEDSDYLPDSVVVDEEYVGTSDIHQKERKKRGRPRKVRHDAEVQKTNVKVQDMKVQSDAEKLHENLTLTEKLSTAAEDKDVKVGSVLENLDSNVTLTPLSLNVITEDLQSEKPLKNEDSSKAPATLTIYEGGFRLPLATKGFKFNFDKTGKKPKSWFMNPDNMHKGPREHQMKYLAKKDTEYKYYLKAQRKKMVGRNKVLESLERRRKSAAKRFATGIAKSIKRRHGKAQFRFTKVVEENEDPTCIQKQSSSRPSSLLESIPSQSLPKLIFKKKPDKQEEYECINKEEMETFVQNKNTEHEKPSNHVDDNEATESFVTKSSIKNIGRKKIESVQSTDRVCFKKRGRPKTKKLEKNVKNPTKNARQSKEDQQIKNSQPPCKKTKTKSNDIQGKKKKVVSESQETAKDKKRGRPRKSELESCVTKKSKICHETAVIPKKKGGRKRAQDKTVNKPTAGKGRRARRQKGPFVIEWETGDQEESVIKNEELDPELPEMEAKVETTLVSENICFNNGSKDATVPERLTIVDSITMEMVTSMKIEPPEQTDYQGNYVDDSHVVSDVPADMEGRLPDDLLVMQDYVIK